A region of Plantactinospora sp. BC1 DNA encodes the following proteins:
- a CDS encoding polyprenyl synthetase family protein → MVEGVGGTAGGMAALGLDTIGLEFADARVEASVASVLANVESELRDNVASADPMVDEAARHLMDAGGKRFRPLLVALGAQFGDPVAPHVVPAAVVMELTHLATLYHDDVMDEAPVRRGAPSANSRWGNSVAILVGDYLFARAADIAADLGTEAVRLQARTFARLVHGQIAETVGPRDADPVAHYLHVIAEKTGSLIATSARFGGMFGGAPAPHIEALAGYGETIGVAFQLSDDLLDISSESVQSGKTPGTDLREGVPTLPVLYALGTDDGDAASVRLREILALGPITDDALHAEALGLLRESPALKRARETVRSYAEEARSCLAPLPDSAPRQALESLCDFIADRTG, encoded by the coding sequence ATGGTTGAAGGCGTGGGGGGAACGGCTGGCGGCATGGCGGCCCTCGGGCTCGACACGATCGGGCTCGAGTTCGCGGATGCCCGCGTGGAAGCATCGGTGGCCAGCGTGCTGGCCAACGTGGAGTCGGAGCTGCGCGACAACGTCGCCAGCGCCGACCCGATGGTGGACGAGGCGGCCCGGCACCTGATGGATGCCGGCGGCAAGCGGTTCCGCCCGCTGCTGGTGGCGCTCGGCGCCCAGTTCGGTGATCCGGTCGCGCCGCACGTCGTACCGGCGGCGGTGGTGATGGAACTCACCCACCTCGCCACGCTCTACCACGACGACGTGATGGACGAGGCGCCGGTGCGCCGGGGTGCGCCGAGTGCGAACTCCCGGTGGGGCAACTCGGTGGCGATCCTGGTCGGCGACTATCTCTTCGCCCGGGCCGCCGACATCGCCGCCGACCTCGGCACCGAGGCGGTCCGGTTGCAGGCCCGGACGTTCGCCCGGCTGGTGCACGGGCAGATCGCCGAGACCGTCGGCCCGCGCGACGCCGACCCGGTCGCGCACTACCTGCACGTGATCGCCGAGAAGACCGGTTCGCTGATCGCCACCTCGGCCCGGTTCGGCGGCATGTTCGGCGGCGCACCGGCCCCGCACATCGAGGCGCTGGCCGGTTACGGCGAGACCATCGGGGTCGCCTTCCAGCTCTCCGACGACCTGCTCGACATCTCCTCGGAGTCGGTGCAGTCCGGCAAGACCCCCGGCACCGACCTGCGGGAGGGGGTGCCGACCCTGCCGGTGCTCTACGCGCTCGGCACGGACGACGGCGACGCCGCCTCGGTACGGCTGCGGGAGATTCTCGCGCTCGGCCCGATCACCGACGACGCGCTGCACGCCGAGGCGCTCGGCCTGCTCCGCGAGTCTCCGGCGCTGAAGCGGGCCCGGGAGACGGTCCGCAGCTATGCCGAGGAGGCCCGCTCCTGCCTCGCCCCGCTGCCCGACAGCGCGCCCCGACAGGCCCTGGAGTCGCTCTGCGACTTCATCGCCGACCGCACCGGCTGA
- the nuoN gene encoding NADH-quinone oxidoreductase subunit NuoN, which translates to MMDLKLPDIDYAALAPILVLFGASVLGILVEAFVPRKSRHLTQLVLGLLAVTGALVAVVLNAHDRLVTAGEAVAVDGPTLFLQGSILVLAGMALLLIGERTVQRGGAFVAHAAVTVGSPEDHRQAADSEGATEVYPLTLFAVSGMLLFVAANDLLTMFIALEAFSLPLYLLCALARRRRLLSQEAALKYFLLGSYASAFFLFGMALVYGFTVGAGGTGSGGGVDFGTIRTAVTDSAASEVLLFGGLALLSIGLLFKIAAAPFHVWTPDVYQGAPTPITGFMAACTKVAAFGGLLRVLHVAFSGASWDFTPVLGVIAVLTMLVGAVLAVTQTDIKRLLAYSSVANAGYLLVGALVLSKDGLSSTMFYLVAYGFTVLAAFGVVTLVRDADGEATHLSRWAGLGRRSPLYAGIFTFLLLAFAGIPATSGFISKFAVFGAALDAGHTWLVIAGVLTSMILAFPYLRVVVMMWLSEPGESTPTVSLPGGLTAAALMIGVVATLVLGVAPAPLLDLANGAAEFVR; encoded by the coding sequence ATAATGGATCTCAAGCTGCCGGACATCGACTACGCGGCTCTGGCACCGATCCTGGTGCTGTTCGGAGCCTCCGTGCTCGGCATCCTGGTCGAGGCGTTCGTACCCCGGAAGAGCCGGCACCTGACCCAGCTCGTCCTCGGCCTGCTGGCCGTGACCGGCGCGCTGGTCGCGGTGGTGCTGAACGCGCACGACCGGCTGGTCACCGCCGGCGAGGCGGTCGCGGTCGACGGCCCGACGCTCTTCCTCCAGGGTTCGATCCTGGTGCTCGCCGGAATGGCGCTGCTGCTGATCGGCGAGCGCACGGTGCAGCGCGGCGGCGCGTTCGTGGCGCACGCCGCGGTCACCGTCGGCTCGCCGGAGGACCACCGGCAGGCCGCCGACTCCGAGGGTGCGACCGAGGTCTACCCGCTGACCCTCTTCGCCGTCTCCGGCATGCTGCTCTTCGTCGCCGCGAACGACCTGCTGACGATGTTCATCGCGCTGGAGGCGTTCTCGCTGCCGCTCTACCTGCTCTGCGCGCTGGCCCGGCGCCGGCGGCTGTTGAGCCAGGAGGCGGCGCTGAAGTACTTCCTGCTCGGCTCGTACGCCTCGGCGTTCTTCCTCTTCGGCATGGCGCTGGTCTACGGCTTCACGGTCGGTGCCGGCGGCACCGGCTCCGGCGGCGGGGTCGACTTCGGCACCATCCGGACCGCGGTCACCGACTCGGCCGCCAGCGAGGTACTGCTCTTCGGCGGGCTCGCGCTGCTCTCGATCGGCCTGCTGTTCAAGATCGCGGCGGCGCCGTTCCACGTCTGGACCCCGGACGTCTACCAGGGCGCCCCGACCCCGATCACCGGCTTCATGGCCGCCTGCACCAAGGTCGCCGCCTTCGGCGGTCTGCTCCGGGTGCTGCACGTGGCGTTCTCCGGGGCGAGTTGGGACTTCACCCCGGTGCTCGGCGTCATCGCGGTACTGACCATGCTGGTCGGGGCGGTCCTCGCGGTCACCCAGACCGACATCAAGCGGCTGCTCGCGTACTCCTCGGTGGCGAACGCCGGCTACCTGCTGGTCGGTGCCCTGGTGCTCTCCAAGGACGGGCTGTCCAGCACGATGTTCTACCTCGTCGCGTACGGCTTCACGGTGCTCGCCGCGTTCGGCGTGGTGACGCTGGTCCGGGACGCGGACGGCGAGGCGACCCACCTGTCCCGGTGGGCCGGGCTGGGCCGGCGTTCGCCGCTCTATGCCGGAATCTTCACCTTCCTGCTGCTCGCCTTCGCCGGTATTCCGGCGACCAGCGGGTTCATCAGCAAGTTTGCGGTGTTCGGGGCCGCGCTGGACGCCGGGCATACCTGGCTGGTGATCGCGGGCGTGCTGACCAGCATGATCCTCGCCTTCCCGTACCTGCGGGTGGTGGTGATGATGTGGCTCTCCGAGCCGGGCGAGTCGACTCCGACGGTGTCGCTGCCGGGCGGGCTGACCGCCGCGGCCCTGATGATCGGGGTCGTCGCCACGCTGGTCCTGGGGGTCGCGCCGGCACCACTGCTGGATCTTGCCAACGGCGCCGCCGAATTCGTCCGATGA